A window from Bos mutus isolate GX-2022 chromosome 1, NWIPB_WYAK_1.1, whole genome shotgun sequence encodes these proteins:
- the PDE9A gene encoding high affinity cGMP-specific 3',5'-cyclic phosphodiesterase 9A isoform X3: protein MREELAARSNRTSCPCKYSFLDNNKKLTPRRDVPSYPKYLLSPETIDALRKPTFDVWLWEPNEMLSCLEHMYHDLGLVRDFSINPITLKRWLLCVQDNYRNNPFHNFRHCFCVAQMMYSMIWCCRLQEKFSQMDILVLMTAAICHDLDHPGYNNTYQINARTELAVRYNDISPLENHHCAVAFQILNQPECNIFSNVSPEGFKQIRQGMITLILATDMARHAEIMDSFKEKMENFDYSNKEHMTLLKMILIKCCDISNEVRPMEVAEPWVDCLLEEYFMQSDREKSEGLPVAPFMDRDKVTKATAQIGFIKFVLIPMFETVTKLFPVVEELMLQPLWESRDRYEELKQMDDAVREQKAESLTSGSAMSREKSRDLGRQSEDCA, encoded by the exons gACCAGCTGTCCCTGCAAGTACAGTTTTTTGGATAACAACAAGAAGTTGACGCCTCGACGCGATGTCCCCTCTTACCCCAAG TACCTGCTGTCCCCTGAGACCATAGACGCCCTGCGGAAGCCCACTTTCGACGTCTGGCTCTGGGAGCCCAATGAG ATGCTAAGCTGCCTGGAGCACATGTACCATGACCTGGGCCTGGTCAGGGACTTCAGCATCAACCCCATCACGCTCAAGAGGTGGCTG CTGTGCGTGCAGGACAACTACCGGAACAACCCCTTCCACAACTTCCGGCACTGCTTCTGCGTCGCCCAGATGATGTACAGCATGATCTGGTGCTGCAGGCTGCAG GAGAAGTTTTCGCAAATGGACATCCTGGTCCTGATGACTGCGGCCATCTGCCACGACTTGGATCATCCAGGCTACAACAACAC GTACCAGATCAACGCCCGCACGGAGCTGGCCGTCCGCTACAACGACATCTCGCCCCTGGAGAACCACCACTGTGCCGTGGCCTTCCAGATTCTCAACCAGCCCGAGTGCAACATCTTCTCCAACGTGTCGCCAGAGGGCTTCAAGCAAATCAGGCAG GGAATGATCACGTTAATCTTGGCCACTGACATGGCAAGGCATGCGGAAATCATGGactctttcaaagaaaaaatggagAATTTTGACTACAGCAACAAGGAGCACATGACCCTT CTGAAGATGATACTGATCAAATGCTGTGACATCTCTAACGAGGTCCGCCCCATGGAGGTGGCAGAACCGTGGGTGGACTGTTTGTTggaggaatatttcatgcag AGTGACCGCGAGAAGTCAGAGGGCCTCCCCGTGGCCCCATTCATGGACCGGGACAAAGTGACCAAAGCCACAGCCCAGATTGGTTTCATCAAGTTTGTCCTGATCCCGATGTTTGAGACAGTGACCAAG CTCTTCCCCGTGGTTGAGGAGCTCATGCTGCAGCCATTGTGGGAGTCCCGAGATCGCTACGAGGAGCTGAAGCAGATGGATGATGCCGTTAGGGAG CAGAAGGCTGAGAGCCTGACGTCTGGGAGCGCCATGTcaagagagaaaagcagagacctcGGGCGACAGAGCGAAG ACTGTGCCTGA